One window from the genome of Elephas maximus indicus isolate mEleMax1 chromosome 8, mEleMax1 primary haplotype, whole genome shotgun sequence encodes:
- the ZNF25 gene encoding zinc finger protein 25 has translation MNKFQGPVTLRDVLVEFTREEWRLLNPAQKTLYRDVMLENYSHLVSVGYHVNKLNKVLKLKQGKEPWILEFPRQGYPEGLWNTDDLGTRYQESQDENSRNGELTEHQKTHTREKTCDCNECGKSCQKSTLILHQRSHSEDKPHERGEHGKSFSRNGDIAVPQKTHTREKTYECKECEKTFYHLSSLSRHMRTHVGEKPYECNQCGKTFYQKPHLTEHQKTHTGEKPFECKECGKFFYVKAYLMVHEKTHTGEKPYECKECRKAFSQKSHLTVHQRTHTGEKPYKCKECGKSFSRNTHLKTHQRTHTGEKPYECSECKKSFYQKSALTVHQRTHTGERPFECNKCGKNFYYKSDLTKHQRKHTGEKPYECHECGKSFSVNSVLRLHQRTHTGEKPYECKECRKCFSQKSHFIVHQRKHTGEKPYECEECGKTFIQRSELTVHQKTHTGKK, from the exons GGACCAGTGACATTAAGGGATGTTCTTGTGGAATTCACCCGAGAAGAGTGGCGATTACTGAATCCTGCTCAGAAGACCCTGTACAGGGATGTGATGCTGGAAAACTATAGTCACCTAGTCTCAGTGG GTTATCATGTGAATAAGCTAAATAAGGTCTTGAAGTTGAAGCAAGGAAAAGAGCCATGGATATTAGAATTTCCACGTCAAGGCTACCCTG AAGGCCTATGGAATACTGATGACCTAGGAACAAGGTACCAAGAAAGCCAAGATGAAAATTCAAG GAATGGAGAACTCACAGAACATCAGAAAACTCATACCAGAGAGAAAACCTGTGATTGTAATGAATGTGGAAAGTCCTGCCAGAAATCTACCCTCATCCTACATCAGCGTTCTCATTCAGAGGACAAACCACATGAGCGTGGTGAACATGGGAAATCTTTCTCTAGGAATGGTGACATCGCAGTACCTCAGAAGACCCACACCAGAGAGAAAAcctatgaatgtaaagaatgtgagAAAACCTTCTATCACCTGTCATCTCTCAGTAGGCATATGAGAACTCATGTAggggagaaaccctatgaatgtaatcagtgtgggAAAACCTTCTACCAGAAGCCACACCTCACAGAACATCAGAAAACACACACAGGGGAGAAACCctttgaatgtaaggaatgtgggaagttCTTCTATGTGAAGGCATACCTCATGGTACACGAGAAAACACACACAggggagaaaccctatgaatgtaaggaatgcagGAAAGCCTTTTCACAGAAGTCACACCTCACAGTACATCAGAGAACACACACAGGGGAGAAACCctataaatgtaaggaatgtgggaaatccTTCTCTAGGAATACACACCTCAAAACCCATCAGAGAactcacacaggagagaaaccctatgaatgtagtGAATGTAAAAAATCCTTCTACCAGAAGTCAGCCCTCACAGTACATCAGCGAACTCACACAGGAGAGAGACCCTTTGAATGTAATAAATGTGGAAAAAATTTCTATTATAAATCAGACCTCACTAAACATCAGAGAAAACACACAGgggagaagccttatgaatgtcaTGAATGTGGTAAGTCTTTCTCTGTGAATTCAGTCCTCAGATTACATCAGAGGACTCACACAggagaaaaaccctatgaatgtaaggaatgtaggAAATGCTTCTCTCAGAAGTCACATTTTATTGTACATCAGAGAAagcacacaggagagaaaccctatgaatgtgaGGAGTGTGGGAAAACCTTTATCCAGAGGTCAGAACTCACAGTACATCAAAagacacacacaggaaaaaaatag